The Actinomadura sp. WMMB 499 genome includes a window with the following:
- the rplA gene encoding 50S ribosomal protein L1, which translates to MKRSKGYRAAEEKIDRDRLYSPAEAVKLARETAVTKFDATVEVALRLGVDPRKADQMVRGTVNLPHGTGKTARVLVFAGGAKADEAREAGADFVGSDDMIERIQGGFLDFDAVVATPDQMGKVGRLGRVLGPRGLMPNPKTGTVTMDVAKAVTDIKGGKIEFRVDRHANLHFIIGKASFDERLLVENYAAAIEEIQRLKPSAAKGRYVKKAALTTSMGPSIPVDPNAVRNLTAELETA; encoded by the coding sequence ATGAAGCGCAGCAAGGGCTACCGCGCCGCCGAGGAGAAGATCGACCGCGACCGGCTGTACAGCCCGGCCGAGGCCGTGAAGCTCGCCCGGGAGACCGCGGTCACCAAGTTCGACGCGACCGTCGAGGTCGCCCTGCGGCTGGGCGTCGACCCCCGCAAGGCCGACCAGATGGTGCGCGGTACCGTCAACCTGCCGCACGGCACCGGTAAGACCGCCCGCGTGCTGGTCTTCGCCGGTGGCGCGAAGGCCGACGAGGCCCGCGAGGCCGGCGCCGACTTCGTCGGCTCCGACGACATGATCGAGCGGATCCAGGGCGGCTTCCTGGACTTCGACGCGGTCGTGGCGACGCCGGACCAGATGGGCAAGGTCGGCCGGCTGGGCCGGGTGCTCGGCCCGCGCGGCCTGATGCCGAACCCGAAGACGGGCACGGTCACCATGGACGTGGCCAAGGCCGTCACCGACATCAAGGGCGGCAAGATCGAGTTCCGGGTCGACCGGCACGCGAACCTGCACTTCATCATCGGCAAGGCGTCCTTCGACGAGCGGCTGCTGGTGGAGAACTACGCGGCGGCGATCGAGGAGATCCAGCGGCTCAAGCCGTCGGCCGCGAAGGGCCGCTACGTCAAGAAGGCGGCGCTGACCACCTCGATGGGCCCGAGCATCCCGGTGGACCCGAACGCGGTCCGCAACCTGACCGCGGAGCTCGAGACCGCCTGA
- a CDS encoding LppX_LprAFG lipoprotein: protein MNRRLMVAAGGTAMGAALLLSGCGGDGSGGTAANVNLSANEALLASSEQTSKADTFQADLTVTGEGDGGGEIRANGQFQLRPTLKFSAQLDEATRGGSPIPGLQGRAIYTGDTLYAKVPQLARFVGVDKPWVKVDVNQVAQRSGFDVQQLIDQVRKVNPAEQTKMLTGSEDVRRVGTEEVNGVETTHYAGTVTVQDALEQLDAQAREEVSRHMPKDADATMKFDLWTDGENLPRKLETNVQGDQGHAGKVTVVYSEYGEPVSVNPPPAEQVGTLSLENLLGGN, encoded by the coding sequence ATGAACCGACGACTCATGGTCGCCGCCGGTGGAACCGCCATGGGAGCCGCGCTCCTGCTGTCCGGCTGCGGCGGGGACGGGTCGGGCGGCACGGCGGCCAACGTGAACCTCAGCGCGAACGAGGCGCTGCTGGCCTCGTCCGAGCAGACGAGCAAGGCCGACACGTTCCAGGCCGACCTGACCGTCACCGGCGAGGGGGACGGCGGCGGGGAGATCCGCGCCAACGGGCAGTTCCAGCTGCGGCCGACGCTGAAGTTCTCGGCGCAGCTGGACGAGGCGACGCGGGGCGGCTCCCCCATCCCGGGCCTGCAGGGCCGCGCGATCTACACCGGCGACACCCTGTACGCGAAGGTCCCGCAGCTCGCCCGGTTCGTCGGCGTCGACAAGCCGTGGGTGAAGGTCGACGTGAACCAGGTGGCGCAGCGCAGCGGGTTCGACGTCCAGCAGCTCATCGACCAGGTGCGGAAGGTGAACCCGGCCGAGCAGACGAAGATGCTCACCGGCTCCGAGGACGTCCGCCGCGTCGGCACCGAAGAGGTCAACGGCGTCGAGACGACGCACTACGCCGGCACCGTCACCGTCCAGGACGCGCTGGAGCAGCTCGACGCGCAGGCCCGCGAGGAGGTGAGCCGCCACATGCCGAAGGACGCCGACGCGACGATGAAGTTCGACCTGTGGACCGACGGCGAGAACCTGCCGCGCAAGCTGGAGACGAACGTGCAGGGCGACCAGGGCCACGCCGGGAAGGTGACCGTCGTCTACAGCGAGTACGGCGAGCCGGTGTCGGTGAACCCGCCGCCCGCCGAGCAGGTCGGGACGCTGTCGCTGGAGAACCTCCTCGGCGGCAACTGA
- a CDS encoding DUF6612 family protein, translating to MIRRFAAGTALVTGLTLSLTGCFGDTGDKVSQAGENLKLSAAQVLGKSAEKTGQLDSFQADIDMTMSAPDGNVKMAGSMQYQLKPQLAYSMKFDEMSVGGQSMGGMEQILVDRTMYMKMPMLSQLPGGPSKPWMKISLEEVGKASGMNLDQLMQQSQQMDPVANMEKLTASKDVREVGKENVNGVETTHYAGTYQMSEAIAELPADQQEAARKSIAESGIESMKFDVWVDGESLPQKMTMSTPSSAAGAMQMTMTYRDYGKPVQVAAPPANQVTDMAEMMQAMGGGLGGS from the coding sequence ATGATCCGTCGGTTCGCCGCAGGGACCGCGTTGGTCACCGGCCTGACGCTCTCGCTCACCGGTTGCTTCGGCGATACCGGCGACAAGGTGAGCCAGGCGGGCGAGAACCTCAAGCTGAGCGCCGCCCAGGTACTGGGCAAGAGCGCGGAGAAGACCGGCCAGCTCGACAGCTTCCAGGCCGACATCGACATGACCATGTCGGCGCCCGACGGGAACGTCAAGATGGCCGGCAGCATGCAGTACCAGCTGAAGCCGCAGCTGGCGTACAGCATGAAGTTCGACGAGATGTCCGTCGGCGGGCAGTCCATGGGCGGGATGGAGCAGATCCTCGTCGACCGGACCATGTACATGAAGATGCCGATGCTCTCGCAGCTGCCCGGGGGCCCGTCCAAGCCGTGGATGAAGATCTCGCTCGAAGAGGTCGGCAAGGCGTCCGGGATGAACCTCGACCAGCTGATGCAGCAGTCGCAGCAGATGGACCCGGTCGCGAACATGGAGAAGCTGACGGCGTCCAAGGACGTCCGCGAGGTCGGCAAGGAGAACGTGAACGGCGTCGAGACGACGCACTACGCGGGCACCTACCAGATGTCGGAGGCGATCGCCGAGCTTCCCGCCGACCAGCAGGAGGCGGCGCGCAAGTCCATCGCCGAGTCCGGCATCGAGTCGATGAAGTTCGACGTGTGGGTGGACGGTGAGAGCCTGCCCCAGAAGATGACGATGTCGACGCCGTCGTCCGCCGCGGGCGCGATGCAGATGACGATGACCTACCGCGACTACGGCAAGCCGGTGCAGGTCGCGGCGCCGCCCGCGAACCAGGTCACCGACATGGCGGAGATGATGCAGGCGATGGGCGGCGGCCTCGGCGGAAGCTGA
- the rplJ gene encoding 50S ribosomal protein L10 — MAKDHKDAAIAELKNEFESSNGAVLTEYRGLSVAQVTELRGNLGEVARFRVVKNTLTKRAANEAGVDEQFRELLEGPSAIAFVRGDVVEAAKGLRDFAKANPALVIKGGYIDGASMDAAQITKLADLESREVLLAKLAGAMKGSMANAAALFNALPTQTAQLAEALRAKRESEGASAE; from the coding sequence ATGGCCAAGGACCACAAGGATGCGGCCATCGCCGAGCTCAAGAACGAGTTCGAGAGCTCGAACGGCGCCGTGCTGACCGAGTACCGCGGGCTGTCGGTCGCGCAGGTCACCGAGCTGCGCGGCAACCTCGGCGAGGTCGCACGTTTTCGCGTTGTGAAGAACACGCTGACCAAGCGCGCCGCGAACGAGGCCGGTGTCGACGAGCAGTTCCGTGAGCTGCTCGAAGGCCCGTCGGCCATCGCGTTCGTCCGGGGCGACGTGGTCGAGGCCGCCAAGGGCCTGCGCGACTTCGCCAAGGCGAACCCGGCGCTGGTGATCAAGGGCGGCTACATCGACGGTGCGTCGATGGACGCCGCGCAGATCACCAAGCTGGCCGACCTGGAGTCTCGCGAGGTGCTCCTCGCGAAGCTGGCCGGCGCGATGAAGGGCTCCATGGCGAACGCCGCCGCGCTCTTCAACGCCCTGCCGACGCAGACGGCTCAGCTCGCCGAGGCGCTGCGCGCCAAGCGCGAGAGCGAAGGCGCGTCCGCCGAATAG
- the rplL gene encoding 50S ribosomal protein L7/L12 has product MAKLSTDELLDAFKEMTLLELSEFVKQFEDVFDVKAAAPAAQVVAAPGAAAPAEEEAAQDEFDVILEGAGDKKIQVIKEVRALTSLGLKEAKDLVDGAPKPLLEKVNKEAADKAKEALEKAGASVTVK; this is encoded by the coding sequence ATGGCGAAGCTCAGCACCGACGAGCTGCTCGACGCGTTCAAGGAGATGACGCTGCTCGAGCTCTCCGAGTTCGTGAAGCAGTTCGAGGACGTCTTCGACGTCAAGGCCGCCGCCCCGGCCGCCCAGGTCGTGGCCGCGCCGGGCGCCGCCGCCCCGGCCGAGGAAGAGGCCGCGCAGGACGAGTTCGACGTCATCCTCGAGGGTGCCGGCGACAAGAAGATCCAGGTCATCAAGGAGGTGCGCGCGCTCACCAGCCTCGGCCTGAAGGAGGCCAAGGACCTGGTCGACGGCGCGCCGAAGCCGCTGCTGGAGAAGGTCAACAAGGAGGCCGCCGACAAGGCCAAGGAGGCCCTGGAGAAGGCCGGCGCCTCGGTCACCGTCAAGTAA